From Osmerus mordax isolate fOsmMor3 chromosome 8, fOsmMor3.pri, whole genome shotgun sequence, a single genomic window includes:
- the gtf3c2 gene encoding general transcription factor 3C polypeptide 2 isoform X2 codes for MAEEGQKLAEQGSEVVEVPRNAKERIDGITQGAASRFTGEEADDTEKSPAQVKSPSSAGRQRRRPLKFQVSDPESTTVTLGPARRSSQPKTPRRTPAKKCQEEDLGKKALVKRKASKMDAGVNGEAEDDEEEEEIPKKRKRKACARYSPAKKKTPVKKPPARQKNTSQDQEAAAAEEEEPARKKPQRKRKLAGAGRDSAPAFQEARRETPEEPEVTPGGRPRRGAAKAALRYLHNLAKEVLSEPGSDDSPAPSPAPSPAPSPAPGQGGRGRKKGTSASDRDSTVEDEDFVPVGMEEEEEEESEDEGVPEPMEPRSKNSTKTQPLQLQGKAPNGLPNCLMKAVWDANKATKNYHDQHSSSWVFPELIPSEKDWPVLPERECERYLPRQQQSPAFRVSREGIKEDAPLRSLNRFESLPPHPERWDMLFYVGGPVWALDWCPTPEGAQARQYAALYCHGDQDEQHRFNQTHTQPGLIQLWDLGCLDYNTRPSSPPGLAYGLAQEKGCVPILKWCPAGAWELPSTARKAPLLPRLGLLAAASSSGHISIYSLPHPSALKPSSTGDPSQAPLICQAEAVITLRLGSVKASHEDRSGQVLSLDWLPVAPYNRIAAGFYDGMVGLWDLSSRSVLLRVRSPDRCLTLLPCHAFLAHDNAIRALSFCPASSGLLVTAGDDRMLKIWDLRMTSEPISCLKRFLSTEVSWPLLWPGVFLAQENAYATYGNHGLNYFDGSYMGWKPLFLIPRIGTLWSISMSDWLNTLVTADACGEVIMSAMPRLDTTVYIKRTVDRRYPVYFTDMVLLDNLPSRGEEQEGKDRGEEGKERGEEEGKEGGEESNGLLYKPATFRETAQIYYLHYSDLDMRSLHNFQKRDLWKRMQVTELKRPLDLDLLTLGALHTVRFNPNLSAQTWILSAGQAGLVRAHCLGVLTSPHVNKVVKESQNQFRTMFSPDPSESPADTVRHFTEPL; via the exons ATGGCGGAAGAGGGGCAAAAGTTGGCCGAACAGGGTAGCGAGGTCGTGGAAGTGCCACGGAACGCGAAGGAGAGGATTGACGGCATCACGCAAGGTGCTGCCTCTCGGTTCACCGGTGAAGAGGCAGACGACACCGAGAAGA GTCCAGCCCAGGTGAAGTCCCCCAGCTCTGCAGGACGCCAGCGGAGGAGGCCTCTAAAGTTCCAAGTCTCAGACCCAGAGTCCACCACAGTCACCCTGGGGCCTGCCAGGAGGAGCTCCCAGCCAAAGACCCCAAGAAGGACTCCTGCCAAGAAGTGTCAAGAGGAAGACTTGGGTAAGAAGGCTCTTGTGAAGAGGAAGGCCAGCAAGATGGACGCAGGCGTCAACGGTGAAGccgaggatgatgaggaggaggaggaaattcCTAAGAAACGCAAGAGAAAGGCTTGTGCAAGATATTctcctgcaaaaaaaaaaactccagtGAAAAAGCCTCCTGCGAGACAGAAGAATACCTCCCAGGACCAGGAAGCAGCAGCCGCAGAAGAAGAGGAACCAGCGAGGAAGAAGcctcagaggaagaggaagctggCGGGCGCTGGGCGGGACTCGGCCCCTGCGTTTCAGGAAGCCCGGCGGGAAACCCCGGAGGAGCCTGAGGTCACGCCTGGAGGCCGGCCCCGGAGAGGAGCAGCTAAAGC AGCGTTGAGGTACCTTCACAACTTGGCCAAAGAGGTCTTGAGTGAGCCCGGCTCAGATGAcagccctgcccccagccctgcccccagccctgcccccagccctgcccccgggCAGGGCGGCCGGGGGAGAAAGAAGGGAACCTCAGCCTCGGATCGCGACAGCACTGTGGAGGATGAAGACTTCGTCCCGGTGggtatggaggaggaggaggaggaggagagtgaggatgaaGGGGTACCAGAACCAATGGAACCCAGATCCAAAAACTCAACCAAGACACAG CCCCTTCAGTTACAAGGTAAAGCTCCCAACGGACTTCCCAACTGCCTGATGAAGGCTGTGTGGGATGCCAACAAGGCCACCAAGAACTA TCATGATCAGCACTCGTCTTCCTGGGTGTTCCCTGAGTTGATTCCTTCTGAGAAGGACTGGCCTGTCCTCCCAGAAAG ggagtgtGAGCGGTACCTTCCCAGACAGCAGCAGTCTCCAGCCTTCAGGGTGTCCAGAGAGGGCATCAAAGAGGACGCTCCTCTTCGCAGTCTCAACAG GTTTGAGAGTCTACCTCCCCACCCAGAGCGCTGGGATATGCTGTTCTACGTGGGGGGTCCAGTCTGGGCACTGGATTGGTGCCCCACCCCAGAGGGAGCGCAAGCCCGCCAGTATGCTGCCCTCTACTGCCACGGAGACCAGGACGAGCAGCACCGCTTCAACCAGACCCACACCCAGCCCGGCCTCATCCAGCTCTGGGACCTGGGCTGCCTGGACTACAACacccg cccctcctcccccccagggcTGGCCTACGGCCTGGCTCAGGAGAAGGGCTGTGTTCCGATCCTCAAGTGGTGCCCTGCGGGGGCCTGGGAGCTGCCCAGCACAGCCAGGAAG gcccccctgCTGCCCAGACTGGGCCTGCTGGCTGCTGCCTCCTCCAGTGGACACATCTCCATCTACAGCCTGCCTCACCCCAGCGCCCTCAAACCCTCCTCCACAG GAGACCCAAGCCAAGCACCACTGATATGCCAG gccGAGGCTGTGATCACGTTGAGGCTGGGTTCGGTCAAGGCCAGTCATGAGGACAGGAGTGGACAGGTTCTGTCTCTGGACTGGCTTCCTGTTGCTCCCTACAACCGGATAGCAGCTGGCTTCTATGATG GCATGGTGGGGTTGTGGGACCTGTCCAGCAGGTCGGTGCTGCTGAGAGTGAGATCACCTGACCGCTGCCtcaccctgctgccctgccaCGCCTTCCTCGCCCACGACAACGCCATCCGTGCCCTCAGCTTTTGCCCCGCCTCCAG tggtCTGCTGGTGACAGCGGGAGATGACAGGATGCTGAAAATCTGGGACCTGAGGATGACCTCTGAACCCATCAGCTGTTTGAAGCGCTTTCTGTCCACTGAAGTATCATGGCCGCTGCTCTGGCCGGGAGTCTTTCTGGCCCAGGAGAATGCCTACGCCAC GTATGGGAATCACGGCCTGAACTACTTTGATGGGAGCTACATGGGCTGGAAGCCCCTGTTCTTGATCCCTCGAATAGGGACCTTGTGG AGCATATCCATGTCTGATTGGCTGAACACCTTGGTGACGGCGGATGCGTGTGGAGAGGTGATCATGTCCGCCATGCCTAGGCTGGACACCACAGTCTACATCAAACGCACCGTCGACAGACGATAC CCGGTCTACTTTACAGACATGGTGCTGCTAGACAATCTGCcctccagaggagaggagcaggaggggaaagatagaggagaggaggggaaagagagaggagaggaggaggggaaggagggaggagaggagagcaatgGTCTGCTTTATAAACCTGCAACGTTCAGAGAAACCGCCCAGATCTACTACCTCCACTACAGCGACCTGGACATG CGGTCGTTACACAACTTCCAGAAGCGCGACCTGTGGAAGCGCATGCAGGTTACAGAGCTGAAGAGACCCCTGGACCTGGACCTGCTGACCCTAGGAGCTCTGCAcacg gtCCGTTTCAACCCCAACCTTAGTGCTCAGACCTGGATCCTGTCTGCCGGCCAGGCCGGCCTGGTCCGGGCCCACTGCCTGGGGGTCTTGACCAGCCCCCATGTCAACAAGGTGGTCAAGGAGAGCCAGAACCAGTTCCGCACCATGTTCTCTCCAGACCCCTCGGAGAGCCCTGCCGACACGGTCCGCCACTTCACAGAACCGCTATAG
- the gtf3c2 gene encoding general transcription factor 3C polypeptide 2 isoform X1 yields MAEEGQKLAEQGSEVVEVPRNAKERIDGITQGAASRFTGEEADDTEKSPAQVKSPSSAGRQRRRPLKFQVSDPESTTVTLGPARRSSQPKTPRRTPAKKCQEEDLGKKALVKRKASKMDAGVNGEAEDDEEEEEIPKKRKRKACARYSPAKKKTPVKKPPARQKNTSQDQEAAAAEEEEPARKKPQRKRKLAGAGRDSAPAFQEARRETPEEPEVTPGGRPRRGAAKAALRYLHNLAKEVLSEPGSDDSPAPSPAPSPAPSPAPGQGGRGRKKGTSASDRDSTVEDEDFVPVGMEEEEEEESEDEGVPEPMEPRSKNSTKTQPLQLQGKAPNGLPNCLMKAVWDANKATKNYHDQHSSSWVFPELIPSEKDWPVLPERECERYLPRQQQSPAFRVSREGIKEDAPLRSLNRFESLPPHPERWDMLFYVGGPVWALDWCPTPEGAQARQYAALYCHGDQDEQHRFNQTHTQPGLIQLWDLGCLDYNTRPSSPPGLAYGLAQEKGCVPILKWCPAGAWELPSTARKAPLLPRLGLLAAASSSGHISIYSLPHPSALKPSSTGRDPSQAPLICQAEAVITLRLGSVKASHEDRSGQVLSLDWLPVAPYNRIAAGFYDGMVGLWDLSSRSVLLRVRSPDRCLTLLPCHAFLAHDNAIRALSFCPASSGLLVTAGDDRMLKIWDLRMTSEPISCLKRFLSTEVSWPLLWPGVFLAQENAYATYGNHGLNYFDGSYMGWKPLFLIPRIGTLWSISMSDWLNTLVTADACGEVIMSAMPRLDTTVYIKRTVDRRYPVYFTDMVLLDNLPSRGEEQEGKDRGEEGKERGEEEGKEGGEESNGLLYKPATFRETAQIYYLHYSDLDMRSLHNFQKRDLWKRMQVTELKRPLDLDLLTLGALHTVRFNPNLSAQTWILSAGQAGLVRAHCLGVLTSPHVNKVVKESQNQFRTMFSPDPSESPADTVRHFTEPL; encoded by the exons ATGGCGGAAGAGGGGCAAAAGTTGGCCGAACAGGGTAGCGAGGTCGTGGAAGTGCCACGGAACGCGAAGGAGAGGATTGACGGCATCACGCAAGGTGCTGCCTCTCGGTTCACCGGTGAAGAGGCAGACGACACCGAGAAGA GTCCAGCCCAGGTGAAGTCCCCCAGCTCTGCAGGACGCCAGCGGAGGAGGCCTCTAAAGTTCCAAGTCTCAGACCCAGAGTCCACCACAGTCACCCTGGGGCCTGCCAGGAGGAGCTCCCAGCCAAAGACCCCAAGAAGGACTCCTGCCAAGAAGTGTCAAGAGGAAGACTTGGGTAAGAAGGCTCTTGTGAAGAGGAAGGCCAGCAAGATGGACGCAGGCGTCAACGGTGAAGccgaggatgatgaggaggaggaggaaattcCTAAGAAACGCAAGAGAAAGGCTTGTGCAAGATATTctcctgcaaaaaaaaaaactccagtGAAAAAGCCTCCTGCGAGACAGAAGAATACCTCCCAGGACCAGGAAGCAGCAGCCGCAGAAGAAGAGGAACCAGCGAGGAAGAAGcctcagaggaagaggaagctggCGGGCGCTGGGCGGGACTCGGCCCCTGCGTTTCAGGAAGCCCGGCGGGAAACCCCGGAGGAGCCTGAGGTCACGCCTGGAGGCCGGCCCCGGAGAGGAGCAGCTAAAGC AGCGTTGAGGTACCTTCACAACTTGGCCAAAGAGGTCTTGAGTGAGCCCGGCTCAGATGAcagccctgcccccagccctgcccccagccctgcccccagccctgcccccgggCAGGGCGGCCGGGGGAGAAAGAAGGGAACCTCAGCCTCGGATCGCGACAGCACTGTGGAGGATGAAGACTTCGTCCCGGTGggtatggaggaggaggaggaggaggagagtgaggatgaaGGGGTACCAGAACCAATGGAACCCAGATCCAAAAACTCAACCAAGACACAG CCCCTTCAGTTACAAGGTAAAGCTCCCAACGGACTTCCCAACTGCCTGATGAAGGCTGTGTGGGATGCCAACAAGGCCACCAAGAACTA TCATGATCAGCACTCGTCTTCCTGGGTGTTCCCTGAGTTGATTCCTTCTGAGAAGGACTGGCCTGTCCTCCCAGAAAG ggagtgtGAGCGGTACCTTCCCAGACAGCAGCAGTCTCCAGCCTTCAGGGTGTCCAGAGAGGGCATCAAAGAGGACGCTCCTCTTCGCAGTCTCAACAG GTTTGAGAGTCTACCTCCCCACCCAGAGCGCTGGGATATGCTGTTCTACGTGGGGGGTCCAGTCTGGGCACTGGATTGGTGCCCCACCCCAGAGGGAGCGCAAGCCCGCCAGTATGCTGCCCTCTACTGCCACGGAGACCAGGACGAGCAGCACCGCTTCAACCAGACCCACACCCAGCCCGGCCTCATCCAGCTCTGGGACCTGGGCTGCCTGGACTACAACacccg cccctcctcccccccagggcTGGCCTACGGCCTGGCTCAGGAGAAGGGCTGTGTTCCGATCCTCAAGTGGTGCCCTGCGGGGGCCTGGGAGCTGCCCAGCACAGCCAGGAAG gcccccctgCTGCCCAGACTGGGCCTGCTGGCTGCTGCCTCCTCCAGTGGACACATCTCCATCTACAGCCTGCCTCACCCCAGCGCCCTCAAACCCTCCTCCACAGGTA GAGACCCAAGCCAAGCACCACTGATATGCCAG gccGAGGCTGTGATCACGTTGAGGCTGGGTTCGGTCAAGGCCAGTCATGAGGACAGGAGTGGACAGGTTCTGTCTCTGGACTGGCTTCCTGTTGCTCCCTACAACCGGATAGCAGCTGGCTTCTATGATG GCATGGTGGGGTTGTGGGACCTGTCCAGCAGGTCGGTGCTGCTGAGAGTGAGATCACCTGACCGCTGCCtcaccctgctgccctgccaCGCCTTCCTCGCCCACGACAACGCCATCCGTGCCCTCAGCTTTTGCCCCGCCTCCAG tggtCTGCTGGTGACAGCGGGAGATGACAGGATGCTGAAAATCTGGGACCTGAGGATGACCTCTGAACCCATCAGCTGTTTGAAGCGCTTTCTGTCCACTGAAGTATCATGGCCGCTGCTCTGGCCGGGAGTCTTTCTGGCCCAGGAGAATGCCTACGCCAC GTATGGGAATCACGGCCTGAACTACTTTGATGGGAGCTACATGGGCTGGAAGCCCCTGTTCTTGATCCCTCGAATAGGGACCTTGTGG AGCATATCCATGTCTGATTGGCTGAACACCTTGGTGACGGCGGATGCGTGTGGAGAGGTGATCATGTCCGCCATGCCTAGGCTGGACACCACAGTCTACATCAAACGCACCGTCGACAGACGATAC CCGGTCTACTTTACAGACATGGTGCTGCTAGACAATCTGCcctccagaggagaggagcaggaggggaaagatagaggagaggaggggaaagagagaggagaggaggaggggaaggagggaggagaggagagcaatgGTCTGCTTTATAAACCTGCAACGTTCAGAGAAACCGCCCAGATCTACTACCTCCACTACAGCGACCTGGACATG CGGTCGTTACACAACTTCCAGAAGCGCGACCTGTGGAAGCGCATGCAGGTTACAGAGCTGAAGAGACCCCTGGACCTGGACCTGCTGACCCTAGGAGCTCTGCAcacg gtCCGTTTCAACCCCAACCTTAGTGCTCAGACCTGGATCCTGTCTGCCGGCCAGGCCGGCCTGGTCCGGGCCCACTGCCTGGGGGTCTTGACCAGCCCCCATGTCAACAAGGTGGTCAAGGAGAGCCAGAACCAGTTCCGCACCATGTTCTCTCCAGACCCCTCGGAGAGCCCTGCCGACACGGTCCGCCACTTCACAGAACCGCTATAG